One Methanohalophilus mahii DSM 5219 genomic window carries:
- a CDS encoding PAS domain-containing protein yields MERELFDLWEDNIAIISPAGIISYANKSWKQFAIDNDLDPQECSEGINYLKVCQEATGEYSNEARIALEGIQDVIHGRKRTFKLEYPCHSPEKQRWFLLKATPLSKTVPTSVLLQHIDITERKLAEEDVKRKAHMLKSVGEAVIATDPQGYIDYMNKAAEELYGCRLEEVRGSNIVNVTPATATREQAREIMTELSKGRRWEGEFGVYRTDGTEFSAHVTDTPIVDDNGEMTGIIGISYDITERRLAEENLRRSKDELAAIYKNAPMIMMLLDK; encoded by the coding sequence GTGGAAAGAGAATTGTTTGATCTATGGGAAGATAATATCGCAATAATATCTCCCGCCGGAATAATATCCTATGCCAATAAGAGCTGGAAGCAATTCGCAATCGATAATGATTTAGACCCGCAGGAGTGCAGTGAAGGTATCAATTATCTGAAGGTATGCCAAGAAGCAACGGGTGAATACTCGAATGAAGCCAGAATCGCATTAGAAGGTATACAGGACGTTATCCATGGCAGAAAGCGAACTTTTAAACTGGAATATCCCTGCCACAGCCCGGAAAAACAGCGCTGGTTTTTATTGAAAGCCACACCTCTTTCAAAAACTGTTCCCACAAGTGTCCTATTGCAACATATAGATATAACCGAGCGCAAACTTGCCGAAGAAGACGTAAAACGGAAGGCTCATATGTTGAAGTCTGTGGGGGAAGCCGTTATTGCCACCGATCCTCAAGGTTATATCGATTATATGAATAAAGCCGCTGAGGAGTTGTATGGGTGCAGGCTCGAAGAAGTTAGAGGATCAAATATTGTAAACGTCACTCCTGCAACAGCCACAAGGGAGCAGGCCAGGGAGATAATGACTGAACTTTCCAAAGGGAGAAGATGGGAAGGAGAGTTTGGAGTCTATAGAACCGATGGAACGGAATTTTCAGCCCATGTGACCGATACTCCAATTGTAGATGATAATGGAGAGATGACGGGTATAATTGGCATATCCTATGATATAACTGAACGCAGACTTGCGGAAGAAAATTTAAGAAGAAGTAAAGATGAACTTGCGGCGATATACAAAAACGCTCCTATGATTATGATGTTATTGGATAAGTAG